CCAAACAATAGGAGCTAAAATAAAGCCAATTAAAATTATAGCAGTTAAGCCTGCAATTCCTGCACCGATAAAGAAAGCAATACCTTTTCCGATATGACCATTATAAACTTGGCCCAATCCTGGAACTAAAAAAGATAATACCGCAGCAAGTCCTGAATTTTTCATCATTTCACCACCCAGCAAATTTAAATTTATTACTTAATCCTTATTGTTTAAATTTGGGAATTATTACTCTTATATTTCTCGAAATAAAAAAGCAAGAGCCTCAGCCCTTGCTTTTAGTAATACTATTTATTTGCTTGTGCTTTTAAGTCTTCGACTTTGTCTGTACGCTCCCATGGAAGGTCAACGTCAGTTCTTCCGAAGTGTCCATAAGCTGCTGTTTACTTGTAGATCGGACGACGTAAGTCTAACATTTTAATAATTCCAGCTGGACGTAGGTCGAAGTTGCTGCGTACAAACTCACCAAAACATGTTCCATAAAGACTGAATGCATTTTATCCAATGGATTTTCCATTTTCTCTAAAAGTTTCGTAATAGTTATTTAGAGTAAAATGCATATGTGCGTTGGTAGTTATGGGTCGCAATCCCCATGATTATTAAGTTTCTCAAATGTTATAACTGCCTTACTTTATTAAACTCGCTTGACTTAAATTCAGCATCTGTTTTAGGCACAATTATTTTTCCATCTATAATTCTCTTTTTAAACTCATCTACTTTTAAGAGCGCTTCTTTCGTTACGTTATCCGTTGTTGCAGCAAGGCCAACTCCATTTCCTGCTATACCGTAAGATAAAATTTCTCCTCCTGGAAATGCTCCTTGTTTTGTTTTTTTTGCAACGTCATACACTGCAACATTAACATTCTTTACCATAGACGTTAACGTTACGTTTTCTGGCATTCCTTCCGCATGTTGGTCATAATCCACGCCAATAACCCATACATTCTCACCATCTTTTTTACGTTGCTTTGCTTCTGTAAATACACCTAAGCCAGTATCACCAGCTGCGTGATAAATGATGTCTGCCCCTTGGTTGTATATGTTAGCAGCAACTTTTTGACCTCTAGCAATGTCGACAAACGTATCTGCATATTGGATGATTATTTCTACGTTAGGATTAACTGATTTAACCCCTGCTTTAAAGCCATTTTCAAACTTCTTTGTTAATCCAAGGTTTACTCCACCTAAAAAACCTACTTTATTCGTTTTCGTATGTAAACCGGCAACCACACCAACTAAAAATGAACCTTCTTCTTCTGCAAATACAATATTTGCAACGTTACAAACTAGTGGAGAGTCTTCATCATCTGGATCTTCTTGAATGACCATATCAACAATTGCTAGTTGAGTATATGGGTTTTCCAAGGCAACTTCACGTACTGCATCTGCCATAAAAAAACCGACACCGAAAACTATTGCATAATAATCCTTTATAAAGTTTTTCAAATTAGGATAAAATTCATCATCATTGATTGACTGTAAATAATCATAACCTTCTATGTCATTATACCTAGCAAAAGCTTGAATACCTTTCCATGCAGACTCATTTAATGCCATATCATCAATTCCACTTGCATCGGTAACTAACCCTACTTTAAACTTCAGAAATAGTAAACTCATTATTACCTTCCTTATCTACTACAGTGTCAAATGGATGATTATCGTTTGTTTCTTCTTGTTTTTTATCTTTAGTGCATTTTTTTCTACAAAGGAATTGTTAAACGTTCTACAAGCTCCTAGTAAAAGTAATAAATAAAAAACTTCCATAGTTGAAAGCTTTTTCATTTGTTCCTAATCCATTCATTATGTATTTCCAATACGTTATATCCATATATATCCTAATTAATTGTAATCGGAAAATAGTGCTATTGTATATAGTTTTTCTGTATAGAGTAAAGAAAACTGTCCAATTATCGTACCTTGGTGATGACAGAGGCGTAGTTGTTATGCCATATAA
Above is a window of Lottiidibacillus patelloidae DNA encoding:
- a CDS encoding DUF5683 domain-containing protein, which codes for MMKNSGLAAVLSFLVPGLGQVYNGHIGKGIAFFIGAGIAGLTAIILIGFILAPIVWIWGIVDAYKCAERINLAQANGTM
- a CDS encoding BMP family lipoprotein, yielding MSLLFLKFKVGLVTDASGIDDMALNESAWKGIQAFARYNDIEGYDYLQSINDDEFYPNLKNFIKDYYAIVFGVGFFMADAVREVALENPYTQLAIVDMVIQEDPDDEDSPLVCNVANIVFAEEEGSFLVGVVAGLHTKTNKVGFLGGVNLGLTKKFENGFKAGVKSVNPNVEIIIQYADTFVDIARGQKVAANIYNQGADIIYHAAGDTGLGVFTEAKQRKKDGENVWVIGVDYDQHAEGMPENVTLTSMVKNVNVAVYDVAKKTKQGAFPGGEILSYGIAGNGVGLAATTDNVTKEALLKVDEFKKRIIDGKIIVPKTDAEFKSSEFNKVRQL